The following proteins are encoded in a genomic region of Vicugna pacos chromosome 16, VicPac4, whole genome shotgun sequence:
- the PLEKHH3 gene encoding pleckstrin homology domain-containing family H member 3 isoform X2: protein MPLPGGLWWLLCCRRGFTLLHRDYGDGELSGDGDEDEDEETFELRTPSPAGGGRGPLDVTLTQPVRSGPVSDRLQSWEETRSLIPEKGPPEDDPDIVVKGWLYREPRGGGARPWLPPRRAWFVLTRDSLDQFSSSGKAARRLGSLVLTSLCSVTGPERRPKETGLWSVTVSGRKHSIRLCSPRQAEAERWGVALREVIASKAPLETPTQLLLRDIQESCGDAEAVALIYQRNPILRHTSGALYAPLLPLPYGVSAPGPGYAPLREEAVRLFLALQALEGARRPGPLMQGVLQTCRDLPALRDELFLQLAKQTSGPAGPPGPPATQDPAALRYWQLLTCMSCTFRPGGAVRGHLLGHLERTEKALPDSELAEFARFIRKALGRTRGRELVPSLAEISALSRRQELLCTVHCPGAGACPVAIDSHTTAGEVARELVGRLGLTRSRNAFALYEQRGAQERALAGGTLVADVLTRLAAEEVGLEDLPESGWRLCLRLHGPLHPEGLSPDGQELPFLFEQAHTLLLRGRPLPPDDTLRALAALRLQSLHRDFSPRAPLPRLDCLLPTPAPPPEDPPRPVPRPTPSAALLAGAIWSPGLAKRRAERARRGGAGRTAGSMAGEGGGGAGTAAAVLGGWKRLRGMGRAEAMAAYLALAAQCPGFGAARYDVLELSTDPGGGTPQKLCLGLGAKAMSLSRPGETEPIHSVSYGHVAACQLMGPHTLALRVGESQLLLQSPQVEEIMQLVNAYLANPSPERPSSSPSPPCQDLPDTSPPSQHPGLDEPQGQSGCLGQLQD, encoded by the exons GGACCCCTGGACGTGACGCTGACTCAGCCTGTGAGGAGCGGGCCAGTCTCAGACAG GCTGCAAAGCTGGGAGGAGACGAGGAGCCTCATTCCGGAGAAGGGGCCTCCAGAAGACGACCCAGACATCGTCGTGAAAG GTTGGCTGTATCGCGAACCCCGCGGAGGAGGCGCGCGGCCCTGGTTGCCCCCGCGCCGAGCCTGGTTCGTGCTCACCCGGGACTCCTTGGACCAGTTCAGCAGCAGCGGGAAGGCGGCGCGGCGCCTCGGGAGTCTAGTGCTCACCAGCCTGTGCTCGGTGACCGGCCCGGAGCGCAGGCCCAAGGAGACCG GTCTGTGGTCAGTGACCGTGTCTGGCCGGAAGCACAGCATCCGGCTCTGCTCGCCGCGCCAGGCCGAGGCGGAGCGCTGGGGAGTGGCGCTGCGCGAAGTGATTGCCTCCAAGGCACCGCTGGAGACCCCCACCCAGCTGCTACTCAGGGACATTCAG GAGAGTTGTGGGGACGCAGAAGCCGTAGCACTTATTTACCAACGGAATCCGATTCTGAGGCACACCAGTGGGGCCCTGTATGCcccactcctccctctgccctacGGAGTCAGCGCCCCAG gTCCAGGCTACGCACCCTTGCGGGAGGAGGCGGTGCGGCTGTTCCTGGCGCTGCAAGCCCTGGAGGGGGCGCGGCGCCCCGGGCCCCTGATGCAGGGTGTGCTCCAGACCTGCCGGGACCTGCCCGCGCTCCGCGACGAACTCTTCCTGCAGCTGGCTAAGCAGACCTCGGGCCCTGCGGGTCCCCCGGGTCCCCCAGCTACCCAAGACCCCGCAGCCCTGCGGTACTGGCAGCTCCTCACTTGCATGAGCTGCACCTTCCGGCCTGGGGGAGCTGTACGGGGGCATCTCCTGGGGCATCTGgagag GACTGAGAAGGCGCTCCCGGACTCAGAGCTGGCGGAATTTGCGCGCTTCATCCGGAAAGCGCTGGGACGGACACGCGGCCGAGAGCTGGTGCCATCGCTGGCTGAGATTTCCGCGCTGAGCCGAAGGCAGGAGCTGTTGTGCACCGTGCACTGTCCTGGGGCTGGTGCCTGCCCTGTGGCTATAGACTCCCACACCACGGCGGGAGAG GTTGCTAGAGAGCTGGTGGGGCGGCTGGGCTTGACCCGGAGCCGCAATGCGTTCGCGTTGTACGAGCAGCGGGGGGCCCAGGAGCGAGCCCTGGCTGGGGGGACTCTCGTGGCCGACGTGCTCACCAG ACTGGCGGCGGAGGAAGTCGGACTGGAGGACCTGCCGGAATCCGGTTGGAGACTATGTCTGCGTCTTCACGGACCTCTGCACCCTGAGGGGCTGTCCCCAGATGGTCAAGAACTGCCCTTCCTCTTCGAGCAG GCTCACACTCTGCTGCTGCGCGGCCGGCCGCTCCCGCCCGACGACACGCTGCGCGCCCTGGCGGCGCTGCGCCTGCAGAGCCTGCACCGGGACTTCTCCCCGCGGGCGCCCCTGCCGCGCCTCGACTGCTTGCTgcccaccccggccccgccgcctgAAGACCCTCCCCGCCCGGTCCCCAGGCCCACCCCCTCCGCCGCCCTGCTGGCCGGGGCGatctggagcccaggcctggccaAGAGGCGGGCAGAGCGGGCCCGGCGCGGCGGGGCCGGCCGCACGGCGGGAAGCATGGCCGGCGAGGGAGGAGGTGGCGCCGGCACGGCGGCTGCTGTGCTGGGAGGCTGGAAGCGGCTACGGGGCATGGGCCGAGCTGAGGCCATGGCTGCCTACCTGGCCCTGGCGGCACAGTGTCCAGGGTTCGGCGCTGCTCGGTATGACGTTCTGGAGCTGAGCACg GACCCTGGTGGGGGCACTCCACAGAAGCTATGCCTGGGCCTGGGAGCCAAGGCCATGTCCCTCTCCCGACCGGGTGAGACAGAGCCCATCCACAGTGTCAGCTATGGCCATGTGGCCGCCTGCCAGCTAATGGGCCCCCACACCCTGGCACTGAGGGTGGGAGAGAGCCAGCTGCTCCTGCAGAGTCCCCAG GTGGAAGAGATCATGCAGCTGGTGAATGCCTACTTGGCCAACCCCTCCCCTGAGAGGCCCAGCAGCAGCCCTTCTCCTCCATGCCAAGACCTGCCAGACACCTCCCCTCCCAGCCAGCACCCGGGCCTGGATGAGCCCCAGGGACAGTCTGGCTGTTTGGGGCAGCTGCAGGACTGA
- the PLEKHH3 gene encoding pleckstrin homology domain-containing family H member 3 isoform X1 produces the protein MPLPGGLWWLLCCRRGFTLLHRDYGDGELSGDGDEDEDEETFELRTPSPAGGGRGPLDVTLTQPVRSGPVSDRLQSWEETRSLIPEKGPPEDDPDIVVKGWLYREPRGGGARPWLPPRRAWFVLTRDSLDQFSSSGKAARRLGSLVLTSLCSVTGPERRPKETGLWSVTVSGRKHSIRLCSPRQAEAERWGVALREVIASKAPLETPTQLLLRDIQESCGDAEAVALIYQRNPILRHTSGALYAPLLPLPYGVSAPGPGYAPLREEAVRLFLALQALEGARRPGPLMQGVLQTCRDLPALRDELFLQLAKQTSGPAGPPGPPATQDPAALRYWQLLTCMSCTFRPGGAVRGHLLGHLERTEKALPDSELAEFARFIRKALGRTRGRELVPSLAEISALSRRQELLCTVHCPGAGACPVAIDSHTTAGEVARELVGRLGLTRSRNAFALYEQRGAQERALAGGTLVADVLTRFEKLAAEEVGLEDLPESGWRLCLRLHGPLHPEGLSPDGQELPFLFEQAHTLLLRGRPLPPDDTLRALAALRLQSLHRDFSPRAPLPRLDCLLPTPAPPPEDPPRPVPRPTPSAALLAGAIWSPGLAKRRAERARRGGAGRTAGSMAGEGGGGAGTAAAVLGGWKRLRGMGRAEAMAAYLALAAQCPGFGAARYDVLELSTDPGGGTPQKLCLGLGAKAMSLSRPGETEPIHSVSYGHVAACQLMGPHTLALRVGESQLLLQSPQVEEIMQLVNAYLANPSPERPSSSPSPPCQDLPDTSPPSQHPGLDEPQGQSGCLGQLQD, from the exons GGACCCCTGGACGTGACGCTGACTCAGCCTGTGAGGAGCGGGCCAGTCTCAGACAG GCTGCAAAGCTGGGAGGAGACGAGGAGCCTCATTCCGGAGAAGGGGCCTCCAGAAGACGACCCAGACATCGTCGTGAAAG GTTGGCTGTATCGCGAACCCCGCGGAGGAGGCGCGCGGCCCTGGTTGCCCCCGCGCCGAGCCTGGTTCGTGCTCACCCGGGACTCCTTGGACCAGTTCAGCAGCAGCGGGAAGGCGGCGCGGCGCCTCGGGAGTCTAGTGCTCACCAGCCTGTGCTCGGTGACCGGCCCGGAGCGCAGGCCCAAGGAGACCG GTCTGTGGTCAGTGACCGTGTCTGGCCGGAAGCACAGCATCCGGCTCTGCTCGCCGCGCCAGGCCGAGGCGGAGCGCTGGGGAGTGGCGCTGCGCGAAGTGATTGCCTCCAAGGCACCGCTGGAGACCCCCACCCAGCTGCTACTCAGGGACATTCAG GAGAGTTGTGGGGACGCAGAAGCCGTAGCACTTATTTACCAACGGAATCCGATTCTGAGGCACACCAGTGGGGCCCTGTATGCcccactcctccctctgccctacGGAGTCAGCGCCCCAG gTCCAGGCTACGCACCCTTGCGGGAGGAGGCGGTGCGGCTGTTCCTGGCGCTGCAAGCCCTGGAGGGGGCGCGGCGCCCCGGGCCCCTGATGCAGGGTGTGCTCCAGACCTGCCGGGACCTGCCCGCGCTCCGCGACGAACTCTTCCTGCAGCTGGCTAAGCAGACCTCGGGCCCTGCGGGTCCCCCGGGTCCCCCAGCTACCCAAGACCCCGCAGCCCTGCGGTACTGGCAGCTCCTCACTTGCATGAGCTGCACCTTCCGGCCTGGGGGAGCTGTACGGGGGCATCTCCTGGGGCATCTGgagag GACTGAGAAGGCGCTCCCGGACTCAGAGCTGGCGGAATTTGCGCGCTTCATCCGGAAAGCGCTGGGACGGACACGCGGCCGAGAGCTGGTGCCATCGCTGGCTGAGATTTCCGCGCTGAGCCGAAGGCAGGAGCTGTTGTGCACCGTGCACTGTCCTGGGGCTGGTGCCTGCCCTGTGGCTATAGACTCCCACACCACGGCGGGAGAG GTTGCTAGAGAGCTGGTGGGGCGGCTGGGCTTGACCCGGAGCCGCAATGCGTTCGCGTTGTACGAGCAGCGGGGGGCCCAGGAGCGAGCCCTGGCTGGGGGGACTCTCGTGGCCGACGTGCTCACCAGGTTTGAGAA ACTGGCGGCGGAGGAAGTCGGACTGGAGGACCTGCCGGAATCCGGTTGGAGACTATGTCTGCGTCTTCACGGACCTCTGCACCCTGAGGGGCTGTCCCCAGATGGTCAAGAACTGCCCTTCCTCTTCGAGCAG GCTCACACTCTGCTGCTGCGCGGCCGGCCGCTCCCGCCCGACGACACGCTGCGCGCCCTGGCGGCGCTGCGCCTGCAGAGCCTGCACCGGGACTTCTCCCCGCGGGCGCCCCTGCCGCGCCTCGACTGCTTGCTgcccaccccggccccgccgcctgAAGACCCTCCCCGCCCGGTCCCCAGGCCCACCCCCTCCGCCGCCCTGCTGGCCGGGGCGatctggagcccaggcctggccaAGAGGCGGGCAGAGCGGGCCCGGCGCGGCGGGGCCGGCCGCACGGCGGGAAGCATGGCCGGCGAGGGAGGAGGTGGCGCCGGCACGGCGGCTGCTGTGCTGGGAGGCTGGAAGCGGCTACGGGGCATGGGCCGAGCTGAGGCCATGGCTGCCTACCTGGCCCTGGCGGCACAGTGTCCAGGGTTCGGCGCTGCTCGGTATGACGTTCTGGAGCTGAGCACg GACCCTGGTGGGGGCACTCCACAGAAGCTATGCCTGGGCCTGGGAGCCAAGGCCATGTCCCTCTCCCGACCGGGTGAGACAGAGCCCATCCACAGTGTCAGCTATGGCCATGTGGCCGCCTGCCAGCTAATGGGCCCCCACACCCTGGCACTGAGGGTGGGAGAGAGCCAGCTGCTCCTGCAGAGTCCCCAG GTGGAAGAGATCATGCAGCTGGTGAATGCCTACTTGGCCAACCCCTCCCCTGAGAGGCCCAGCAGCAGCCCTTCTCCTCCATGCCAAGACCTGCCAGACACCTCCCCTCCCAGCCAGCACCCGGGCCTGGATGAGCCCCAGGGACAGTCTGGCTGTTTGGGGCAGCTGCAGGACTGA
- the TUBG2 gene encoding tubulin gamma-2 chain codes for MPREIITLQLGQCGNQIGFEFWKQLCAEHGISPEGIVEEFATEGTDRKDVFFYQADDEHYIPRAVLLDLEPRVIHSILNSPYAKLYNPENIYLSEHGGGAGNNWASGFSQGEKIHEDIFDIIDREADGSDSLEGFVLCHSIAGGTGSGLGSYLLERLNDRYPKKLVQTYSVFPNQDEMSDVVVQPYNSLLTLKRLTQNADCVVVLDNTALNRIATDRLHIQNPSFSQINQLVSTIMSASTTTLRYPGYMNNDLIGLIASLIPTPRLHFLMTGYTPLTTDQSVASVRKTTVLDVMRRLLQPKNVMVSTGRDRQTNHCYIAILNIIQGEVDPTQVHKSLQRIRERKLANFIPWGPASIQVALSRKSPYLPSAHRVSGLMMANHTSISSLFESSCQQYDKLRKREAFLEQFRKEDIFKENFDELDRSREVVQELIDEYHAATRPDYISWGTQEQ; via the exons ATGCCCCGGGAGATCATCACCCTGCAGCTGGGCCAGTGCGGCAACCAGA TTGGGTTCGAGTTCTGGAAACAGCTGTGCGCCGAGCATGGTATCAGCCCCGAGGGCATCGTGGAGGAGTTCGCCACCGAGGGCACTGACCGCAAGGACGTCTTTTTCTATCAG GCAGACGATGAGCACTACATCCCtagggctgtgctgctggacctggAGCCCCGGGTGATTCACTCCATCCTCAATTCCCCCTATGCCAAGCTCTACAACCCAGAGAACATCTACCTGTCAGAGCATGGAGGAGGAGCTGGCAACAACTGGGCCAGTGGATTCTCCCAG GGTGAGAAAATCCATGAAGACATCTTTGACATCATAGATCGAGAAGCAGATGGAAGTGACAGCTTAGAG GGCTTCGTGCTGTGTCATTCCATTGCTGGGGGGACCGGTTCTGGCCTGGGCTCCTACCTCCTGGAGCGACTGAATGACAG GTACCCCAAGAAGCTGGTGCAGACTTACTCAGTGTTTCCCAACCAGGACGAGATGAGCGATGTGGTGGTCCAGCCCTACAACTCACTGCTCACACTCAAGAGGCTGACCCAGAACGCAGACTGTGTG GTGGTGCTGGACAACACAGCCCTGAACCGGATCGCTACAGACCGCCTGCACATCCAGAACCCATCCTTCTCCCAGATCAACCAACTG GTGTCCACCATCATGTCGGCCAGCACCACCACCCTGCGCTACCCTGGCTACATGAACAATGACCTCATCGGCCTCATCGCCTCGCTCATTCCCACACCACGGCTCCACTTCCTCATGACCGGCTACACCCCCCTCACCACGGACCAGTCG GTGGCCAGCGTGAGGAAGACCACGGTCCTGGATGTCATGAGGCGGCTACTGCAGCCCAAGAACGTGATGGTGTCCACAGGCCGGGACCGCCAGACCAACCACTGCTACATCGCCATCCTCAACATCATCCAGGGGGAGGTGGACCCCACCCAG GTCCACAAGAGCCTGCAGAGGATCCGGGAACGGAAATTGGCCAACTTCATCCCCTGGGGCCCAGCCAGCATCCAGGTGGCCCTGTCCAGGAAGTCGCCCTACTTGCCTTCTGCCCATAGGGTCAGCGGGCTCATGATGGCCAACCACACCAGCATCTCCTCG ctcTTTGAAAGTTCCTGCCAGCAGTATGACAAACTGCGGAAGCGGGAGGCCTTCTTGGAGCAGTTCCGCAAGGAGGACATCTTCAAGGAGAACTTTGATGAGCTGGACAGGTCCAGAGAGGTTGTGCAAGAGCTCATTGATGAATACCACGCAGCCACGCGGCCAGACTACATCTCCTGGGGCACCCAGGAGCAGTGA